The genomic DNA TCGGTGTGCAGGGCGATCTGGATGTCGTACTTCTTGGCGACCTCGTGGGCGAAGGCGGCGAAGGCGGCCGAGCCGGTGACCATGTCCTTGACCGTGGGGCCGGAGAAGTACTCGGCGCCGCCGGTGGAGACCTGGATGATGCCGTCGCTCTCGGCCTCGGCGAAGCCGCGGATCGCGGCGTTCAGGGTCTGCGACGAGCTGACGTTGATGGCCGGGTAGGCGAAGCGGCCTTCCTTGGCCCGGTCGAGCATCTCGGCGTAGGCCTCGGGGGTTGCGATGGGCATGAGATGTGCTCCTGTACTCGC from Candidatus Hydrogenedentota bacterium includes the following:
- a CDS encoding class II fructose-bisphosphate aldolase; the encoded protein is MPIATPEAYAEMLDRAKEGRFAYPAINVSSSQTLNAAIRGFAEAESDGIIQVSTGGAEYFSGPTVKDMVTGSAAFAAFAHEVAKKYDIQIALHT